The Fusobacterium necrophorum subsp. necrophorum genome includes the window AGTAAGAGTGATTAAGGGATCCGTTTATGATGTTGCTGTAGATTTAAGAAAAGATAGTAAAACATTTGGAAAATGGTTTGGAATTGAACTAAGTGCTGAGAATAAAAAAATGTTTTTTATTCCTAAAAATTTTGCTCATGGTTTTTTAACTTTAGAGGAAGAAACAGAGTTTATGTATAAATGTACAGACTTTTATCATCCGGAATTTGAGTCCGGAATCATGTGGAATGATGAAGAGATTTATATCAATTGGAATTTTGAAAAATATGGTTTAAAAGATACGGATATTATTTTATCCGAAAAAGATAAAAAAAACATATCTTTTTTGCAATATAAGGAAAATCTAAAATAAGGAGACCAACTATGAAAAGTCAAGAACTTTTTTTAAAATTTTAAATAAGAATTTTTGGCATAACAAAATTAGAGTTACAAAACTCTTGATTTTTCATATGATTTTAACTGAAAAAAGTTAATCTAATTTTTCTTCTTGATAGAGAATATCTTTTTTTAACAAAGTAAATATCACTCTTACTAGTTTATGCGCAACATGTCCAAGGGCATTGTAATGTGATTTGCCTTGAGAACGCTTCAAAAGGTAGTACTCATTAAATTTTCTAGAATGTCTGACACAGTTCCAAGCTGTAAAAATCAAAGCATACCTTAAGTAAGGAGAGCCTTTTTTAGACATTCTACAGGAAGAAGCATTAAAATTACCGGATTGCCTTATCTTTGGGTCAAGCCCAGAAAAAGCAAGCAATTTTTTAGAAGTAGAGAAGTTATCAATAGCATTCGTTTCCCCTAGAATGATTGCGTAAGCAATAAGGCTGATTCCGGGAACAGATAAAAGCTTAGAATCTAATCTGTGAATAATATCAGCGATTTTACTTTCCATATCTTTTATTTGTTTTTCATAAAGCTCAATGAGCTCTATTCATTGAATTACATGGAAAGATATTGAGGAATCTTTCATACCAACAGAGGTTTTCGCAAGACTCTTAAGCTCTAGGGACTTTTCTTTTTTGAAATGTCCCTTGGAAGAAGCATATAAAAGATTGGAAATGTCATCCTCTTTTAGGGCTGCGATTTCCTCTGTGGATGGATATTTTTTTAAAAGAGCGCTAAAACCGTTAAAATCATTTTTAAATTTGAAATTAGAAAAAACGATTTCATTCGTAGAAGAATCAAAACAAGAAGCAACATGGTTCAGTTTCGCAATATCAATCCCTAATAAAAACATAAAATCACATCCTTAAAAATATAAATATCTGTGGAGTCCACTTTTTGAAAAACAATACATTCTTGCGCTACATAAAAGTTTAAAACTTATCCAACTATAAGTATATGAGTTCAAAGAGTGTGGCAGTAGTCTCCTTAAAAAAGTAGCAAAAGCTCTTTAATAAATATAAAAAGTCCACAGTATAAATAAATTATATAAAAAATATTAAATAAAATAAACTATGAAAGGAGGTTGTATAGATAAATATTTTATGTATTTATCATACAAGTAAAACATGATTTTAATTACTGGTGGAAATGGTCAATTGGGAAACGATTTTCAAAGGTTATTTGACCAACTACATATAGAATACATTGCTACAGATGTACAAGAGTTGGATATTACTGATATTGCCAAAGTAAGAGAATTTGTTCAAAGAAGAAAAATTTCCTGTATTATTAATTGTGCTGCTTATAACAATGTAGACAAAGCAGAAGATGAACCTGAATTATGTAAAAAAATAAATACAGAAGCTCCAAGAGATTTAGCTATTATTGCTAAAGAAATAGGGGCAGAATATATGACTTATTCCACTGATTTTGTCTTCGATGGAAAAAAGAAAAGTCCTTATATAGAAGAAGATATTCCAAATCCATTATCTGTGTATGGAAGAACAAAATATGAAGGAGAACAAGAAGTATTAAAGGCAAATTCAAATAGTTTTGTGATAAGAACTTCTTGGGTATTCGGAATCGCAAATAATAATTTTAATAAACAGGTCATTGCTTGGAGTCAAAGTAAGAATGAATTATTTATAGTAGATGATCAAATATCTTCACCAACCTATTCAAGAGATCTAGCATATTTTACTTGGAAGTTGTTACAAACAAAAAAATATGGATTATATCATTTTAGTAATGCGGGAGAAGCTTCTAAATATGACCAAGCAAAGTATGTATTAGATAAGATTGGATGGAAAGGAAATTTAAAAAGAGCAAAAACAAATGATTTTATATTAAAAGCAAAAAGGGCAGAATATACAAAACTAGATAGTAACAAATTAGAAAAACTAATTGGAGAAGAAATTCCAAGTTGGAAATTAGAAATAGATAGTTTTTTAAAGGAAATGGATTTATTAAAATGAAAGTATCAAGCATCAAGTTAAATTTTATATTGAATACAATTCGTTTGTGTATGGGAGCTTTTTTCCTTTTAATTACAACTCCATATATATCAAGAATACTTGGAGCGCAGAATTTAGGAAAGGTAGACTATGCTACTTCGATTATTAATTATTTTATTTTATTTACAGCTTTGGGAATACCGGCTTATGGGATTCGTGAAATCGCAAGAATAAGGGATAGTATTTTTGAGAGAACAAAATTAGTACTAGAGTTAGGAATTATTTTATTCGTAAATACAGTTATTGGTTTTTTTATTTTATTATTTTTAGTAAATACTATTCCAATTTTAAAAGGATCTAAAATGCTGATTTTGATAATGAGTTCATGGGTATTGTTTAATAATATCGGTTTAGAGTGGTTTTATCAAGGAATGGAAAATCAGTTATATATTACTATTCGATTTATAGTTATTCGGATAATTGTGATTATTTTAATGTTTTTATGGGTAAAAACACCTGAAGATTTGTATAAATATGCATTCATCCTTGTGTTAATGAACAGTGGATCAAATATTCTGAATTTGATAAATATTTGGAAATATCTATCCTTCAAAGGAATAAAGTGGGATATTTTAAATTTAAAAAAACACATAAGATCAATCTTAATTATTTTTATTGGAACTTTATCTATAAGTATTTATTTGCAGCTCGATGTGGTTATGTTAGGAAATATAGGGAGCGAATACGTTGCTTATTATACAGTACCTAATAAATTACTTCGATTAGTTTTAGTATTAATCACAGCTTTTGGAAATGTTTTATTACCTAGAATATCTAATTGTATTCAAAAAAAAGATAAAGAAAATTATAAAAGATATACAAATCTTTCTTTGAAATATATTTTGTTATTGTCAATCCCTTCTATGGTAGGAATTTTTTTCTTAGCAGATTCTATTATTTTTGTTATGGCAGGTGTAAACTTTACTATCTCAATTTTAACTATGAGAATATTGTGCATTATTTTATTTGTTGTTGGAATTGCATATTTTTTGGGATATCAAATTTTATATCCTCATGGATTAGAAAAGTACTATACACTATCAGTGACAATTGCTGCTATTACAAATTTTGTATTTAATTATATAATGATCCCAAAATTAAAAC containing:
- a CDS encoding flippase; its protein translation is MKVSSIKLNFILNTIRLCMGAFFLLITTPYISRILGAQNLGKVDYATSIINYFILFTALGIPAYGIREIARIRDSIFERTKLVLELGIILFVNTVIGFFILLFLVNTIPILKGSKMLILIMSSWVLFNNIGLEWFYQGMENQLYITIRFIVIRIIVIILMFLWVKTPEDLYKYAFILVLMNSGSNILNLINIWKYLSFKGIKWDILNLKKHIRSILIIFIGTLSISIYLQLDVVMLGNIGSEYVAYYTVPNKLLRLVLVLITAFGNVLLPRISNCIQKKDKENYKRYTNLSLKYILLLSIPSMVGIFFLADSIIFVMAGVNFTISILTMRILCIILFVVGIAYFLGYQILYPHGLEKYYTLSVTIAAITNFVFNYIMIPKLKQNGAALGTVLAEIIGVLIMLYFTKEYLKEISFYKKENLKYFFAAIFMGCFICGIRFLNLGIFTRLLLSIIVGFITYFGSLFMMKEILVITIISNIITRILKRREA
- the rfbC gene encoding dTDP-4-dehydrorhamnose 3,5-epimerase — its product is MSKFKKIETGIEGLYIIEPTTFRDDRGFFLETYNKNEFIEIGILDEFVQDNHSKSKKGVLRGLHFQTHYSQGKLVRVIKGSVYDVAVDLRKDSKTFGKWFGIELSAENKKMFFIPKNFAHGFLTLEEETEFMYKCTDFYHPEFESGIMWNDEEIYINWNFEKYGLKDTDIILSEKDKKNISFLQYKENLK
- the rfbD gene encoding dTDP-4-dehydrorhamnose reductase, which encodes MILITGGNGQLGNDFQRLFDQLHIEYIATDVQELDITDIAKVREFVQRRKISCIINCAAYNNVDKAEDEPELCKKINTEAPRDLAIIAKEIGAEYMTYSTDFVFDGKKKSPYIEEDIPNPLSVYGRTKYEGEQEVLKANSNSFVIRTSWVFGIANNNFNKQVIAWSQSKNELFIVDDQISSPTYSRDLAYFTWKLLQTKKYGLYHFSNAGEASKYDQAKYVLDKIGWKGNLKRAKTNDFILKAKRAEYTKLDSNKLEKLIGEEIPSWKLEIDSFLKEMDLLK